The Arachis ipaensis cultivar K30076 chromosome B07, Araip1.1, whole genome shotgun sequence genome includes a window with the following:
- the LOC107608915 gene encoding UPF0481 protein At3g47200-like isoform X2 gives MLKEAKPLFTRECCIYRVPRQIRKLNEEAYTPKVVSIGAFHHGDENLLKMEGQKRIYCEKFIERSEKNLDRLVRCVQQLEPKVRRSYSDNINLNEEDHVMVIVVDCGFIIELLLRYHFNCWTDDDAICLSPWLRSDIRWDLLLLENQLPFFILEKIYNLAFFSKLNNGDHDHPPFLSLTLKYFGHSPNFPSNDSIAHFTDLSRTLKLNSCTSLPIRKENSLPRLYSATELHEAGVCFKVSKTSKDLLDLRFEGHTLRIPEIKVDDTTEIWLRNVVAFEQCHYPDQSYITDYIAVLDLLINTEKDVDLLVKSGIIVNWLGDSNAVAELFNGLWKNVAQSTFNENYLRTCQQLNAFRGHPWNRLMATLRRDYFNTPWKMVASIAGIALLLLTIIQTICSVIQVVQGSSN, from the coding sequence ATGTTGAAAGAAGCAAAACCCCTTTTCACACGTGAATGCTGCATCTACAGAGTGCCCCGTCAAATCCGCAAGTTAAATGAAGAAGCATACACTCCAAAGGTTGTTTCAATTGGTGCTTTCCACCATGGAGATGAAAATTTGCTAAAGATGGAAGGCCAGAAAAGAATATACtgtgaaaaattcattgaaagaTCCGAGAAAAACTTGGACAGGTTGGTGAGATGTGTGCAGCAGTTGGAACCAAAAGTTCGAAGATCTTACTCAGATAACATTAACCTTAATGAGGAGGATCATGTCATGGTGATAGTGGTAGACTGTGGTTTCATAATTGAGCTTTTACTCAGGTATCATTTCAATTGTTGGACAGATGATGATGCTATCTGTTTATCACCATGGTTGAGGAGTGATATAAGATGGGATTTGTTGTTACTTGAGAATCAACTTCCTTTCTTTATATTggaaaaaatatacaatttagcCTTTTTTTCTAAACTGAATAATGGTGATCATGATCATCCTCCATTTTTATCCCTCACTCTTAAGTATTTTGGCCATAGTCCAAACTTTCCCTCTAATGACAGCATAGCTCATTTCACAGATCTATCAAGAACCTTAAAATTGAATTCATGTACTAGTCTACCTATAAGGAAAGAAAACTCTTTACCTCGCCTTTATAGTGCAACTGAGTTACATGAAGCAGGAGTGTGCTTTAAAGTAAGTAAAACAAGTAAAGACTTATTAGACTTAAGATTTGAAGGTCATACTCTTAGAATTCCAGAGATTAAAGTGGATGATACGACTGAAATCTGGTTGAGGAACGTCGTAGCTTTCGAACAATGCCACTATCCTGATCAGTCCTACATCACTGACTACATTGCAGTCCTTGATTTACTTATTAACACTGAAAAAGATGTAGATCTCTTGGTCAAAAGTGGGATAATCGTCAATTGGTTAGGAGATAGTAATGCTGTGGCTGAATTGTTCAATGGTCTTTGGAAGAACGTTGCACAGTCAACTTTTAATGAAAATTATCTTCGCACTTGTCAACAGTTGAATGCTTTCCGTGGACATCCATGGAACCGTTTAATGGCAACTTTGAGGCGCGACTACTTCAACACTCCATGGAAGATGGTAGCTTCCATTGCTGGAATTGCATTGCTTCTTCTCACTATTATTCAAACAATATGTTCTGTCATCCAAGTAGTTCAAGGTTCCTCCAATTAG
- the LOC107608915 gene encoding UPF0481 protein At3g47200-like isoform X1 yields the protein MADQNCNHVTRKIEEMLKEAKPLFTRECCIYRVPRQIRKLNEEAYTPKVVSIGAFHHGDENLLKMEGQKRIYCEKFIERSEKNLDRLVRCVQQLEPKVRRSYSDNINLNEEDHVMVIVVDCGFIIELLLRYHFNCWTDDDAICLSPWLRSDIRWDLLLLENQLPFFILEKIYNLAFFSKLNNGDHDHPPFLSLTLKYFGHSPNFPSNDSIAHFTDLSRTLKLNSCTSLPIRKENSLPRLYSATELHEAGVCFKVSKTSKDLLDLRFEGHTLRIPEIKVDDTTEIWLRNVVAFEQCHYPDQSYITDYIAVLDLLINTEKDVDLLVKSGIIVNWLGDSNAVAELFNGLWKNVAQSTFNENYLRTCQQLNAFRGHPWNRLMATLRRDYFNTPWKMVASIAGIALLLLTIIQTICSVIQVVQGSSN from the coding sequence ATGGCAGATCAGAATTGTAATCATGTTACAAGGAAGATTGAAGAAATGTTGAAAGAAGCAAAACCCCTTTTCACACGTGAATGCTGCATCTACAGAGTGCCCCGTCAAATCCGCAAGTTAAATGAAGAAGCATACACTCCAAAGGTTGTTTCAATTGGTGCTTTCCACCATGGAGATGAAAATTTGCTAAAGATGGAAGGCCAGAAAAGAATATACtgtgaaaaattcattgaaagaTCCGAGAAAAACTTGGACAGGTTGGTGAGATGTGTGCAGCAGTTGGAACCAAAAGTTCGAAGATCTTACTCAGATAACATTAACCTTAATGAGGAGGATCATGTCATGGTGATAGTGGTAGACTGTGGTTTCATAATTGAGCTTTTACTCAGGTATCATTTCAATTGTTGGACAGATGATGATGCTATCTGTTTATCACCATGGTTGAGGAGTGATATAAGATGGGATTTGTTGTTACTTGAGAATCAACTTCCTTTCTTTATATTggaaaaaatatacaatttagcCTTTTTTTCTAAACTGAATAATGGTGATCATGATCATCCTCCATTTTTATCCCTCACTCTTAAGTATTTTGGCCATAGTCCAAACTTTCCCTCTAATGACAGCATAGCTCATTTCACAGATCTATCAAGAACCTTAAAATTGAATTCATGTACTAGTCTACCTATAAGGAAAGAAAACTCTTTACCTCGCCTTTATAGTGCAACTGAGTTACATGAAGCAGGAGTGTGCTTTAAAGTAAGTAAAACAAGTAAAGACTTATTAGACTTAAGATTTGAAGGTCATACTCTTAGAATTCCAGAGATTAAAGTGGATGATACGACTGAAATCTGGTTGAGGAACGTCGTAGCTTTCGAACAATGCCACTATCCTGATCAGTCCTACATCACTGACTACATTGCAGTCCTTGATTTACTTATTAACACTGAAAAAGATGTAGATCTCTTGGTCAAAAGTGGGATAATCGTCAATTGGTTAGGAGATAGTAATGCTGTGGCTGAATTGTTCAATGGTCTTTGGAAGAACGTTGCACAGTCAACTTTTAATGAAAATTATCTTCGCACTTGTCAACAGTTGAATGCTTTCCGTGGACATCCATGGAACCGTTTAATGGCAACTTTGAGGCGCGACTACTTCAACACTCCATGGAAGATGGTAGCTTCCATTGCTGGAATTGCATTGCTTCTTCTCACTATTATTCAAACAATATGTTCTGTCATCCAAGTAGTTCAAGGTTCCTCCAATTAG
- the LOC107608913 gene encoding putative disease resistance protein At1g50180, with product MVHEGERIIKMEEGISVTDDYDSGYLMQFQSRESTFDQILEALKDCKISQVALSGMGGSGKTTLAKQVGEKAKLLNIFNLVVFVPVTSTPSFMKIQGEIADQLSLRLGEEAGLAARQRKKSMTSKELVLIILDDVLDRLNLEKIGIFNGCNGLQLRTMGRRMSCKVLMTTSTQEAVYRMGCQPSINLSLLTEGEACDLLRKHADISDGSPESIVEVAKQVAKHCHGLPLASSVIGSTLRGKTVDQWKEVLKTMQMLPVKSLQCEADTSKFIHQIIEVGYHELSTRVTKTIFLICGLFPSGRDHEHEVLIEELSQYAIRLGWRKDEVRAAINDLIESSLLMLSDKSKDHIIMSSLVRDIARKMVYEDIPASKMVNVCDYMFAQYNQEDFQWRVALHRLLHLLYGSANELASSSTTNATFAEEGLEFQDVSSYSYPKVATVPKLSGKMVNFKRLCQVDKSFLPLLKKACENHPQLIHSQKNHSEIVTQSAFDSLGRVLFLLKNVEKRDWVYLEDELRILWKQLNEFKFDLEWLSPYVKEVFSTTKITRIEVLREKEKDLKDEAAKLRALLGAAEDEAAKLRARLGVVEDGASELRERLKVTENKAADVRAEVVRRESEMIESAIAIVME from the coding sequence ATGGTTCATGAAGGAGAGCGAATTATCAAGATGGAAGAGGGTATTTCTGTCACAGATGATTATGATTCTGGATATTTGATGCAGTTCCAGTCCAGAGAAAGCACTTTCGATCAAATTTTGGAAGCACTAAAAGATTGTAAGATCTCTCAGGTTGCATTGTCTGGCATGGGTGGATCAGGAAAGACAACCTTAGCAAAACAAGTGGGTGAAAAGGCCAAGCTGTTGAACATCTTCAACCTTGTTGTATTCGTTCCTGTGACATCTACTCCAAGTTTCATGAAGATACAAGGTGAGATAGCTGACCAATTGAGTCTCAGATTGGGAGAAGAAGCTGGTCTAGCTGCAAGACAGAGAAAAAAATCAATGACAAGTAAAGAACTGGTTCTTATAATTTTGGATGATGTGTTGGACAGGCTCAACCTGGAAAAGATAGGGATTTTTAATGGTTGTAATGGATTGCAGCTTAGAACCATGGGTAGGCGTATGAGCTGTAAAGTCCTCATGACTACAAGTACTCAAGAAGCAGTATATAGGATGGGATGCCAACCAAGCATTAACCTGTCTTTATTAACTGAAGGAGAAGCTTGCGATCTTTTGAGGAAGCATGCAGACATTAGTGACGGCTCCCCTGAATCAATTGTTGAAGTAGCAAAACAAGTTGCGAAACATTGTCATGGTTTACCCCTTGCAAGTTCAGTGATTGGATCCACTTTAAGAGGAAAAACTGTTGACCAGTGGAAGGAAGTATTAAAAACAATGCAGATGCTACCAGTGAAGAGTTTGCAATGTGAAGCTGACACATCTAAATTTATTCACCAGATTATAGAAGTAGGCTATCATGAACTGAGCACCAGAGTAACTAAAACCATATTCTTAATATGTGGTTTGTTTCCAAGTGGTCGTGATCATGAACATGAAGTTCTCATTGAAGAGCTGTCACAATATGCAATCCGACTAGGCTGGAGGAAAGATGAAGTGAGAGCAGCCATCAATGACCTCATTGAGTCTAGTTTGCTGATGCTTTCTGATAAAAGCAAAGACCATATCATAATGAGTAGTCTGGTGCGTGACATTGCTAGAAAGATGGTTTATGAGGATATCCCTGCCAGCAAGATGGTTAATGTTTGTGATTACATGTTTGCACAATATAATCAGGAAGATTTCCAGTGGCGTGTAGCATTACATcgacttcttcacttgttgtatGGCAGTGCAAATGAGCTGGCATCTTCATCAACGACCAATGCAACATTTGCTGAAGAGGGTCTTGAATTCCAAGATGTGTCGTCCTATTCCTATCCAAAGGTTGCTACAGTTCCTAAGCTATCAGGGAAAATGGTGAATTTTAAAAGGCTGTGTCAGGTGGACAAATCATTCCTGCCTCTGCTCAAGAAAGCGTGTGAGAACCACCCCCAGCTGATTCATAGCCAGAAAAACCACTCTGAAATAGTAACACAAAGCGCCTTTGATAGCTTAGGGCGGGTGCTGTTTCTGTTGAAAAATGTTGAGAAGAGGGATTGGGTGTATCTGGAAGATGAGTTACGTATTCTCTGGAAGCAGTTAAACGAGTTCAAATTTGATTTGGAATGGTTAAGTCCTTATGTGAAAGAGGTGTTCTCTACCACTAAGATCACCAGGATTGAAGTACTTCGGGAGAAAGAGAAGGATTTGAAAGACGAAGCTGCTAAGCTGCGTGCACTGCTTGGAGCTGCAGAGGACGAAGCTGCTAAGCTGCGTGCCCGGCTTGGGGTTGTTGAGGACGGAGCTTCTGAGCTACGCGAACGACTCAAGGTGACCGAGAACAAAGCTGCAGATGTTAGGGCTGAAGTTGTCCGCAGAGAATCTGAGATGATTGAATCTGCAATTGCTATTGTTATGGAGTAA
- the LOC107608343 gene encoding uncharacterized protein LOC107608343 has translation MWYIYDLSEKKLVAIVHVDGLEEDDVRVSNIFCCQYSSKESLIYIFTEHEEEEELLQFVSYARVRLQLQTFSAKIESKGYLRVGPHYKYHIFAAGDEGNKEKSVV, from the exons ATGTGGTATATTTATGACTTGTCTGAGAAGAAGCTTGTGGCAATAGTGCACGTGGATGGTTTGGAGGAGGATGATGTGCGGGTATCAAATATTTTTTGTTGCCAATACAGTAGCAAAGAAAGTTTGATTTATATATTCACGGAACACGAGGAAGAGGAAGAACTTCTTCAGTTTGTTTCTTATGCCAGAGTCAGGCTCCAACTCCAAACTTTTTCTGCCAAGATTGAATCCAAGGGTTATCTTAGAGTTGGTCCTCATTACAAATACCATAT ATTTGCTGCTGGAGATGAAGGCAATAAAGAGAAGAGTGTAGTTTAG